A genomic stretch from Sinorhizobium terangae includes:
- a CDS encoding trans-3-hydroxy-L-proline dehydratase: protein MRSTKTIHVISAHAEGEVGDVIVGGVAPPPGETIWEQSRWIARDQTLRNFVLNEPRGGVFRHVNLLVPPKHPEADAAFIIMEPEDTPPMSGSNSICVSTVLLDSGIVPMREPVTEMTLEAPGGLVRVRAECRNGKAERIFVQNLPSFAERLDSKLEVEGLGTLTVDTAYGGDSFVIVDAAAMGFSLKPDEAHDIARLGVRITNAANAQLGFHHPENPDWRHFSFCLFAGPVVRTAEGLRAGAAVAIQPGKVDRSPTGTALSARMAVLHARGEMGPEDRLTAVSLIGSTFTGRIVGTAEVGGRPAILPEISGRAWITGVHQHMLDPSDPWPEGYRLTDTWGAR from the coding sequence ATGCGCAGCACGAAAACCATTCATGTCATCTCAGCCCACGCCGAGGGCGAGGTGGGCGATGTGATCGTCGGCGGCGTCGCGCCTCCGCCGGGTGAGACGATCTGGGAGCAGAGCCGCTGGATCGCCCGCGACCAGACCTTGCGCAACTTCGTCCTCAACGAACCGCGCGGCGGCGTCTTTCGCCACGTCAACCTGCTGGTTCCGCCAAAGCACCCGGAGGCCGATGCCGCCTTCATCATCATGGAACCGGAAGACACGCCGCCCATGTCCGGTTCGAATTCGATCTGCGTCTCCACAGTGCTCCTCGACAGCGGCATCGTCCCGATGCGGGAGCCGGTGACGGAGATGACGCTCGAAGCACCGGGCGGCCTCGTGCGCGTCCGTGCCGAATGCCGCAACGGCAAGGCCGAACGCATCTTCGTGCAGAACCTGCCGAGCTTTGCGGAGCGGCTGGACTCGAAGCTTGAGGTCGAGGGCCTTGGCACGCTCACGGTCGACACCGCCTATGGCGGCGACAGCTTCGTTATCGTCGACGCCGCTGCGATGGGCTTCAGCCTCAAGCCGGACGAGGCCCATGATATAGCGCGCCTCGGCGTGAGGATCACCAATGCCGCCAATGCGCAGCTCGGCTTTCACCACCCCGAAAATCCCGATTGGCGGCATTTCTCCTTCTGCCTCTTCGCGGGCCCCGTGGTGCGTACGGCAGAGGGCCTGCGCGCCGGAGCGGCCGTCGCCATCCAGCCGGGCAAGGTCGATCGCTCGCCCACCGGCACGGCGCTTTCGGCACGCATGGCCGTTTTGCACGCCCGCGGCGAGATGGGCCCCGAGGACAGGCTGACGGCAGTATCGCTGATCGGTTCGACCTTCACAGGCCGTATCGTCGGCACCGCCGAGGTCGGCGGTCGGCCGGCGATCCTGCCGGAAATCTCGGGCCGCGCCTGGATCACAGGCGTTCACCAGCACATGCTCGACCCTTCCGATCCCTGGCCCGAGGGTTACCGGCTGACCGACACCTGGGGCGCTCGCTGA
- a CDS encoding amino acid ABC transporter ATP-binding protein: MIEIQNVRKSFGSLEVLKGIDLTVKKGEVVTVIGGSGSGKSTLLTCINGLEPIDAGRILVDGTEVHAKTTDLNKLRRKIGIVFQQWNAFPHLTVLENVMLAPRKVLGISKEKAEEIAVKQLTHVGLGEKLSVYPTRMSGGQQQRMAIARALAMSPEYMLFDEVTSALDPQLVGEVLDTLRMLASEGMTMICVTHEMKFAREVSDRVAFFHKGVMAEIAPPEALFGAPKDPELQKFLAATH; this comes from the coding sequence ATGATTGAGATCCAAAACGTCCGCAAATCCTTCGGCTCGCTGGAGGTTCTCAAAGGCATCGACCTCACCGTCAAGAAGGGTGAAGTCGTGACGGTCATCGGCGGCTCCGGCTCCGGCAAATCGACGCTGCTCACCTGCATCAACGGCCTCGAGCCGATCGATGCGGGCCGCATCCTGGTCGATGGTACCGAGGTCCACGCCAAGACGACCGACCTCAACAAACTGCGCCGCAAGATTGGCATCGTCTTTCAGCAGTGGAACGCCTTCCCGCACCTGACCGTTCTCGAGAACGTCATGCTGGCGCCGCGCAAGGTGCTCGGCATTTCCAAGGAGAAGGCCGAGGAGATTGCCGTCAAGCAGCTCACCCATGTCGGCCTGGGCGAGAAGCTCTCGGTCTACCCGACCCGCATGTCGGGCGGCCAGCAGCAGCGCATGGCAATCGCCCGTGCGCTCGCCATGTCGCCGGAATACATGCTGTTCGACGAAGTGACCTCGGCGCTCGATCCCCAGCTCGTCGGCGAAGTGCTCGATACGCTGCGCATGCTCGCCTCCGAGGGCATGACGATGATCTGCGTCACGCACGAGATGAAGTTCGCCCGCGAGGTTTCCGACCGGGTGGCCTTCTTCCACAAGGGCGTCATGGCGGAAATCGCGCCGCCGGAAGCGCTCTTCGGTGCGCCGAAGGATCCCGAACTGCAGAAGTTCCTCGCGGCGACGCACTGA
- a CDS encoding NAD(P)/FAD-dependent oxidoreductase yields MKDAAQPDVIVIGAGVVGLSAAIAGQTRGLSVAVLDREGPAAGASAGNAGAFAFTDILPLASPGILKKAPKWLLDPLGPLTVPPAYAAQIAPWMFRFWRACAPKRVAHSTAAQTAMMDLSKAELEPFLAATGTLPMLRKEGNLQVYESEAELKASLPGWKARAEHGIEFRHLDASAMRQIQPGLAPRFTHGTFTPGWYSIADPKLYTLALADHFGAQGGTIERTEIVALRPVEGGVELTAADGKTRRARHVVLAAGAFSHRIARTLGERIPLETERGYNTTLPSNAFDLRTQITFGGHGFVVTRLSTGVRVGGAVELGGLKLPPNYRRAEAMLKKAQTFLPGLKGEGGVQWMGFRPSLPDSLPAIGRARATPQVIYAFGHGHLGLTQSAGTARLVADLLTGQRPAIDIQSFSPQRF; encoded by the coding sequence ATGAAAGATGCTGCTCAGCCTGACGTCATCGTGATCGGCGCCGGCGTTGTCGGCCTTTCCGCTGCAATCGCGGGCCAGACACGGGGGCTTTCCGTCGCCGTGCTCGACCGGGAGGGCCCCGCCGCCGGAGCGTCGGCGGGCAACGCCGGGGCTTTTGCCTTCACCGACATCCTGCCGCTTGCCTCGCCCGGCATCCTCAAGAAGGCGCCGAAGTGGCTGCTCGACCCGCTCGGGCCGCTGACCGTTCCGCCCGCCTACGCCGCACAGATCGCGCCGTGGATGTTCCGCTTCTGGCGCGCCTGCGCGCCGAAGCGGGTGGCGCATTCCACTGCAGCACAAACGGCGATGATGGACTTGTCGAAGGCGGAGCTGGAGCCCTTCCTTGCGGCGACCGGAACCTTGCCGATGCTGCGCAAGGAAGGCAATCTTCAGGTCTATGAGAGCGAGGCTGAACTGAAGGCTTCGCTGCCCGGCTGGAAGGCGCGGGCGGAGCACGGCATCGAGTTCCGTCACCTTGACGCCTCCGCCATGCGCCAGATCCAGCCCGGTCTTGCGCCGCGCTTCACCCACGGCACCTTCACGCCCGGCTGGTACTCGATCGCCGATCCGAAGCTTTATACGCTGGCGCTTGCCGACCATTTCGGCGCCCAGGGCGGGACGATCGAGCGCACTGAGATTGTGGCATTGAGACCGGTCGAGGGCGGGGTCGAGCTGACGGCGGCGGACGGCAAGACGCGGCGCGCCCGCCACGTGGTGCTTGCGGCCGGCGCCTTCTCGCACCGCATCGCCCGTACCCTTGGCGAGCGCATTCCGCTCGAGACCGAGCGCGGCTACAACACCACGCTTCCCTCAAACGCCTTCGACCTGCGCACCCAGATCACCTTCGGCGGCCACGGCTTCGTCGTCACGCGGCTTTCAACCGGCGTCAGGGTCGGTGGTGCCGTGGAACTCGGTGGCTTGAAGCTGCCGCCGAACTATCGTCGCGCGGAAGCCATGCTGAAGAAGGCGCAGACCTTCCTGCCAGGGCTGAAAGGCGAAGGCGGTGTGCAGTGGATGGGCTTCCGTCCGTCGCTGCCAGACAGCCTGCCGGCGATCGGCCGCGCCCGCGCCACGCCGCAGGTGATCTACGCCTTCGGCCACGGTCACCTCGGCCTGACGCAGTCGGCGGGGACGGCCCGGCTTGTCGCCGATCTCTTGACCGGCCAGAGGCCGGCCATCGACATCCAATCCTTCTCGCCTCAACGATTCTGA
- a CDS encoding amino acid ABC transporter permease, which yields MFSYTFHWNQALKALPQMLDGALITLQVALLSMAIGLALALALTACRLSGNRVLGGFATAWVEIARNTPALFQIYMAHFGLGNFGIHLSPYTALLVGIAFNNAGYLAENFRGALKAIPDTQTRASRSLGMTPVQAFRYIVLPQMLRVAFLPVTNQMVWAILMTSLGVTVGMNSDLAGVTQELNARSFRTFEFFALAAVIYYVIAKAVTLAARALASRMFRY from the coding sequence ATGTTCAGTTATACCTTCCATTGGAACCAGGCGCTGAAGGCCCTGCCGCAGATGCTCGACGGAGCGCTGATCACCTTGCAGGTGGCGCTGCTGTCGATGGCCATCGGCCTGGCACTGGCGCTCGCGCTGACGGCCTGCCGCCTGTCCGGGAACCGCGTACTCGGTGGCTTTGCCACCGCCTGGGTCGAGATCGCCCGCAACACCCCGGCACTGTTCCAGATCTACATGGCCCATTTCGGCCTCGGCAATTTCGGCATCCATCTCAGCCCCTATACGGCGCTGCTCGTCGGGATCGCCTTCAACAATGCCGGCTACCTTGCCGAGAACTTCCGCGGTGCGCTGAAAGCCATTCCGGACACCCAGACGCGCGCCAGTCGCTCGCTCGGGATGACCCCGGTGCAGGCCTTCCGCTACATCGTCCTGCCGCAGATGCTGCGCGTTGCATTCCTGCCCGTCACCAACCAGATGGTCTGGGCGATCCTGATGACGTCGCTCGGCGTCACCGTCGGCATGAATTCCGATCTCGCCGGTGTCACCCAGGAGCTGAACGCGCGGTCGTTCCGCACATTCGAATTCTTCGCCCTTGCTGCCGTGATCTACTATGTCATCGCCAAGGCCGTGACGCTGGCGGCGCGCGCGCTCGCCTCGCGCATGTTCCGCTACTGA
- a CDS encoding aldehyde dehydrogenase (NADP(+)), with amino-acid sequence MAFTPKGKHLVAGEWLEGAGTFASAPAHGPVHHFAVGTVEMVNRACEAAEEAFWSFGYSLRAERAAFLRAIADEIEARADAITEIGSQETGLPEARLQGERGRTTGQLRLFADHIEKGEHLDRRFDAAMPDRQPAPRPEIRLIQRPIGPVAVFGASNFPLAFSTAGGDTAAALAAGCPVVVKGHSAHPGTGEIVAQAIEAAIRTTGVHPGVFSLIQGGSREVGHGLVQHPLIKAVGFTGSLAGGRALFDLCAARPEPIPFFGELGSVNPMFLLPEALNARAETLGQGWAGSLTMGAGQFCTNPGIAVVVDGAAANRFTTAAVEALAKVAPQTMLTDGIAKAYQDGQARFASRNAVKPLLVTQSSGRAASPNLFETTGARFLSDHALGEEVFGPLGLVVRVGSLDEMEQLARGFEGQLTATIHMDSADLDAARRLRPVLERKAGRVLVNGFPTGVEVVDSMVHGGPYPASTNFGATSVGTLSIRRFLRPVAYQNMPEGLLPEDFLG; translated from the coding sequence ATGGCCTTTACCCCAAAAGGAAAACACCTCGTCGCCGGCGAATGGCTCGAGGGGGCGGGCACCTTCGCCTCCGCCCCGGCCCACGGCCCGGTGCATCACTTTGCCGTTGGCACCGTCGAAATGGTGAACCGGGCCTGCGAGGCGGCCGAGGAAGCCTTCTGGAGCTTCGGCTATTCCTTGAGGGCGGAGCGCGCGGCCTTCCTGCGCGCCATTGCCGATGAGATCGAAGCCCGCGCCGATGCCATCACCGAGATCGGCAGCCAGGAGACCGGCCTGCCCGAGGCTCGTCTGCAGGGTGAACGGGGACGCACCACCGGGCAATTGCGGTTGTTTGCCGACCACATCGAAAAGGGCGAGCACCTGGACCGCCGCTTCGACGCGGCGATGCCGGACCGCCAGCCGGCGCCGCGTCCGGAGATCCGGCTCATCCAGCGGCCCATCGGTCCGGTCGCCGTCTTCGGCGCCTCGAACTTCCCGCTCGCATTCTCGACAGCCGGCGGCGACACCGCCGCGGCGCTTGCCGCAGGCTGCCCCGTGGTCGTGAAGGGCCATTCGGCGCATCCGGGCACCGGTGAAATCGTCGCCCAAGCCATCGAGGCGGCGATCCGCACGACCGGCGTTCATCCCGGCGTGTTCTCGCTGATCCAGGGCGGCAGCCGCGAAGTCGGCCACGGCCTGGTGCAGCACCCACTGATCAAGGCCGTCGGCTTCACCGGTTCGCTGGCTGGCGGCCGTGCGCTCTTCGACCTCTGCGCGGCGCGGCCCGAGCCGATCCCGTTCTTCGGCGAACTCGGCTCGGTCAACCCGATGTTCCTGCTGCCGGAAGCGCTGAACGCCCGGGCGGAGACGCTCGGCCAAGGCTGGGCCGGCTCGCTGACCATGGGCGCCGGCCAGTTCTGCACCAATCCCGGTATTGCCGTGGTCGTCGATGGTGCTGCCGCGAACCGCTTCACGACAGCCGCCGTAGAGGCGCTCGCCAAGGTCGCGCCGCAGACGATGCTCACCGACGGCATCGCGAAGGCCTATCAGGACGGGCAGGCGCGCTTCGCAAGCCGAAACGCCGTCAAGCCGCTACTCGTCACTCAGTCCTCCGGTCGTGCCGCATCGCCCAACCTTTTCGAGACGACCGGCGCGCGGTTCCTCTCGGATCATGCGCTCGGCGAGGAGGTCTTCGGACCGCTCGGTCTCGTGGTCCGGGTGGGCTCGCTCGACGAGATGGAGCAACTCGCGCGCGGTTTCGAGGGACAGCTGACCGCGACCATCCACATGGATTCCGCTGACCTGGACGCGGCCCGGCGCCTGCGCCCGGTGCTTGAGCGCAAGGCGGGGCGGGTGCTGGTCAACGGCTTCCCGACCGGGGTCGAAGTGGTCGATTCGATGGTGCACGGCGGACCCTATCCGGCCTCGACCAACTTCGGGGCAACCAGCGTCGGCACTCTGTCGATTCGACGTTTCCTGCGTCCGGTGGCCTACCAAAACATGCCGGAAGGCCTGCTGCCGGAGGACTTCCTCGGCTGA
- a CDS encoding transporter substrate-binding domain-containing protein: MKTSVLAFGLVAATALTSPAHADKLDDIIGSGTLRCAVVLDFPPMGSRDENNNPIGFDVDYCNDLAKALGVTAEIVETPFPDRIPALMSDRVDVGVASTSDTLERAKTVGMTMPYFAFEMAVTANDKSGIKSFEDMKGKVVGATAGTFEAIALENQVKAWGAGEFRPYQTQADVFLALSQGQIDATVSTSTVAQANVKTGKFPGISVVGKAPFDTDYVALFTNREEYGLINYLNLFINQQVRTGRYKELYEKWVGGEVPELTVNGVYR, from the coding sequence ATGAAGACCTCGGTGCTTGCGTTCGGCCTCGTTGCGGCCACAGCTTTGACCAGCCCGGCCCATGCCGACAAACTTGACGACATCATTGGCTCGGGGACCCTGCGCTGTGCAGTTGTGCTCGACTTCCCGCCGATGGGTTCTCGCGACGAGAACAACAATCCGATCGGCTTCGACGTCGACTACTGCAACGACCTTGCCAAGGCACTCGGCGTAACGGCAGAGATCGTGGAAACCCCGTTCCCGGACCGAATCCCCGCTCTCATGTCCGACCGTGTCGACGTCGGCGTTGCCTCGACCTCGGACACGCTGGAGCGGGCCAAGACCGTCGGCATGACGATGCCGTACTTTGCCTTCGAAATGGCCGTCACCGCCAACGACAAGTCGGGCATCAAGTCCTTCGAAGACATGAAGGGCAAGGTCGTCGGTGCGACGGCAGGCACATTCGAAGCGATCGCGCTGGAAAACCAGGTCAAGGCGTGGGGCGCCGGTGAGTTCCGTCCGTACCAGACGCAGGCTGATGTCTTCCTGGCGCTGAGCCAGGGGCAGATCGATGCAACGGTCTCCACCTCGACGGTGGCGCAGGCCAATGTGAAGACCGGAAAGTTCCCGGGCATCTCCGTGGTCGGCAAGGCGCCGTTCGATACCGATTATGTGGCGCTCTTCACCAACCGTGAAGAATACGGCCTGATCAACTACCTCAACCTGTTCATCAATCAGCAGGTTCGCACTGGCCGCTACAAGGAACTCTACGAAAAGTGGGTTGGCGGCGAGGTGCCGGAGCTGACGGTCAACGGCGTTTATCGCTGA
- a CDS encoding aconitase X gives MTQPISARTILGGTARGPIVATGEALSFWGGVDPATGRVIDVHHPLHGRCLTGSILLMPSSRGSCTGSGVLLDLALTGRAPAAVVFCEAEDVLTLGALIAAEMFGKPLPVLRVSREAFEALSQAKTAQISDTAIRADGLTITVEPPATAALDLSETDRAMLDGRDGVAVQQAMRIICAMAAQQGAETLVDVVQGHIDGCIYASPANLTFAEKMAEMGAEVRVPTTMNAISVDRANWQVQGVPAAFGDPAARLADAYVRMGCRPTFTCSPYLLDSAPRAGESIAWAESNAVIFANSVLGARTAKHPDFLDLCIALTGRAPRSGVYLNEHRKARRVIDVELPEDVDDAFWPLIGYLAGRVAPDRIPLLRGLASAQPTGDDLKALCAAFGTTSAAPMLHVEGVTPEADGAAAEDADFATITRADMVAAWSSLNEGPDEVELVAIGSPHASLGECRALADALGGRKRHAEVAVIVTAAHQVIAEARSEGTLARLESSGVQVLPDLCWCSISEPVFPTKTRALMTNSGKYAHYGPGLSGRIVRFGSLADCVNAALTGRVPARLPDWLS, from the coding sequence ATGACCCAGCCGATCTCCGCTCGCACCATTCTGGGCGGCACCGCCCGTGGCCCCATCGTCGCCACCGGGGAGGCGCTGAGCTTCTGGGGCGGGGTCGACCCGGCGACTGGCCGCGTAATTGATGTGCACCATCCGCTGCATGGCCGCTGTCTGACCGGCAGCATCCTGCTGATGCCGTCGAGCCGCGGCTCCTGCACCGGCTCCGGCGTGCTGCTCGATCTCGCGCTGACGGGGCGCGCCCCGGCCGCGGTGGTGTTCTGCGAGGCTGAGGACGTCCTGACCCTCGGCGCGCTGATCGCCGCTGAAATGTTTGGCAAGCCGCTGCCGGTATTGCGGGTTTCGCGCGAGGCCTTTGAAGCGCTTTCGCAAGCAAAGACAGCGCAGATCAGCGACACAGCAATCAGGGCCGATGGTCTGACGATCACGGTCGAACCACCGGCCACGGCCGCGCTCGATCTCTCCGAGACTGATCGCGCCATGCTGGATGGCCGCGACGGCGTCGCGGTCCAGCAGGCCATGCGCATCATCTGCGCCATGGCAGCGCAGCAGGGGGCAGAGACGCTCGTGGACGTGGTGCAGGGCCATATCGACGGCTGCATCTATGCGAGCCCCGCGAACCTGACCTTCGCCGAGAAGATGGCGGAGATGGGTGCTGAGGTCCGGGTGCCGACGACCATGAACGCCATTTCGGTCGACCGGGCCAATTGGCAGGTGCAGGGCGTGCCGGCTGCCTTCGGCGACCCGGCGGCGCGACTGGCCGACGCCTATGTCCGCATGGGCTGCCGTCCGACCTTCACCTGTTCGCCCTATCTGCTCGACAGCGCACCGCGCGCCGGCGAATCCATCGCCTGGGCGGAATCCAATGCCGTGATCTTCGCCAACAGCGTGCTCGGCGCACGGACGGCGAAGCATCCCGATTTTCTCGACCTTTGCATCGCGCTCACCGGCCGCGCGCCGCGCTCCGGCGTTTATCTGAACGAACACAGGAAGGCCCGACGCGTGATCGACGTGGAGCTGCCTGAAGACGTAGACGACGCGTTCTGGCCGCTGATCGGTTATCTCGCCGGTCGCGTCGCGCCGGATCGCATACCGCTCCTGCGCGGGCTCGCCTCCGCGCAGCCGACGGGCGACGACCTCAAGGCGCTCTGTGCCGCGTTCGGCACCACCTCCGCTGCACCGATGCTGCATGTGGAGGGCGTCACGCCCGAGGCGGATGGCGCGGCGGCCGAAGACGCCGACTTCGCGACCATCACCCGTGCCGACATGGTGGCCGCCTGGTCGAGCTTGAACGAGGGACCGGACGAGGTGGAACTCGTCGCCATCGGCAGCCCGCATGCCTCGCTCGGCGAATGTCGCGCGCTCGCCGATGCGCTCGGTGGACGCAAGCGGCATGCCGAGGTCGCGGTGATCGTCACGGCTGCGCATCAGGTCATCGCCGAGGCGCGCAGCGAAGGTACGCTCGCCCGGCTCGAGTCAAGCGGTGTGCAGGTCCTTCCGGATCTCTGCTGGTGCTCGATTTCCGAGCCGGTGTTCCCGACCAAGACCCGCGCGCTGATGACCAATTCGGGTAAATACGCCCATTATGGTCCCGGTCTCTCCGGCCGCATTGTGCGCTTCGGCAGCCTCGCCGACTGCGTCAACGCGGCTCTGACCGGGCGCGTCCCGGCACGGCTGCCGGACTGGTTATCCTGA
- a CDS encoding amino acid ABC transporter permease: MFNTALTISDLGFLAQGALMTLAVTAVSVAAGTVLGVIFGVVRNQLGTYWSAPLTFVLDVFRSVPLLIQLVLGNAFQSIAKLGWPPFTTSCVVLSLYTAAYCTEIVRGGIASVPPTTRRAARSLGMTWWQDMRYIVAPLATRVSLPSWIGLTLGVMKDSALVLWLGLIELLRASQVLVTRLQEPLLILMICGAIYFLISFPIARLGGYLEKRWSND, from the coding sequence ATGTTCAATACCGCCCTCACCATAAGTGACCTCGGCTTTCTCGCGCAGGGTGCGTTGATGACGCTCGCGGTCACGGCCGTCTCGGTCGCGGCCGGCACCGTGCTCGGTGTCATCTTCGGCGTCGTGCGTAACCAGCTCGGCACCTACTGGTCGGCGCCGCTCACCTTCGTGCTCGACGTCTTCCGCTCTGTGCCGCTGCTGATCCAGCTCGTCCTTGGCAACGCGTTCCAGTCGATCGCCAAGCTCGGCTGGCCTCCGTTCACGACGTCCTGCGTGGTGCTGTCGCTCTATACGGCGGCCTATTGCACCGAGATCGTGCGCGGCGGTATCGCCTCGGTGCCGCCGACGACGCGGCGCGCCGCCCGGTCGCTCGGCATGACCTGGTGGCAGGACATGCGCTATATCGTGGCGCCGCTCGCCACCCGCGTTTCGCTGCCGTCCTGGATCGGACTGACGCTCGGTGTCATGAAGGACTCCGCGCTCGTGCTCTGGCTCGGTCTGATCGAGCTACTGCGCGCCTCGCAGGTGCTCGTCACCCGCCTGCAGGAACCGCTTCTCATCCTCATGATCTGCGGTGCGATCTACTTCCTCATCAGCTTCCCAATCGCCCGGCTCGGCGGTTATCTTGAAAAACGGTGGTCCAATGATTGA
- a CDS encoding dihydrodipicolinate synthase family protein: MKAKIFSGVIPALMTPCKDDRTPDFDALVRKGKELIGQGMSAVVYCGSMGDWPLLTDAQRMEGVERLVKAGIPVIVGTGAVNTASAVAHAAHAQKVGAKGLMVIPRVLSRGTVVAAQKNHFKAILSAAPDLPAVIYNSPYYGFATRADLFFALRAEHPNLVGFKEFGGAADMRYAAENITSRDDGVSLMIGVDTAVFHGFVNCGATGAITGIGCVLPKEVIHLCNLSQAAAEGDVDARQRALELEQALAVLSSFDEGPDLVLYFKHMMVLKGDKEYTLHFNETDVLSESQRGYVEAQFKLFNTWYAEWCKLPGAVQKYKA, encoded by the coding sequence ATGAAGGCGAAGATTTTCTCCGGCGTCATCCCTGCGCTGATGACCCCCTGCAAGGACGACCGCACCCCGGATTTCGACGCGCTCGTGCGCAAGGGCAAGGAGCTGATCGGCCAAGGCATGTCCGCCGTCGTCTATTGTGGCTCGATGGGTGACTGGCCGCTCCTGACGGACGCACAACGGATGGAAGGCGTCGAGCGTCTGGTCAAAGCCGGCATCCCGGTCATTGTCGGCACGGGCGCCGTCAACACCGCTTCGGCTGTTGCTCATGCGGCCCACGCCCAGAAGGTTGGTGCGAAGGGCCTGATGGTCATCCCGCGCGTGCTTTCGCGCGGCACGGTTGTCGCCGCGCAGAAGAACCACTTCAAGGCCATTCTCTCGGCTGCTCCGGATCTACCGGCGGTCATCTATAACAGCCCCTATTATGGCTTCGCCACCCGCGCCGACCTGTTCTTCGCACTGCGCGCCGAGCATCCGAACCTCGTCGGGTTCAAGGAATTCGGCGGCGCCGCCGACATGCGCTATGCGGCCGAGAACATTACCAGCCGTGACGACGGCGTCTCGCTGATGATCGGGGTCGACACCGCCGTGTTCCACGGCTTCGTCAACTGCGGTGCAACCGGCGCGATCACCGGCATCGGCTGCGTGCTGCCGAAAGAAGTCATCCATCTGTGCAACCTGTCTCAGGCAGCCGCCGAGGGCGACGTCGACGCACGCCAGCGGGCGCTGGAACTGGAGCAGGCGCTCGCCGTGCTTTCCTCCTTCGATGAAGGCCCGGATCTGGTTCTCTACTTCAAGCACATGATGGTGCTGAAGGGCGACAAGGAATACACGCTGCACTTCAACGAGACCGACGTGCTGTCGGAAAGCCAGCGAGGCTATGTCGAAGCCCAGTTCAAGCTCTTCAACACCTGGTACGCCGAGTGGTGCAAGCTTCCGGGCGCCGTACAGAAGTACAAAGCCTGA
- a CDS encoding Ldh family oxidoreductase, which translates to MSETTTLSISVLHERVEAIFRRAGLNSVQAGALARVIVAGERDACKSHGIYRIEGALRTVKAGKVKPEAVPELEKHEGSAIVKVNAKGGFANPAFELGLPVLAERARALGLAALVINDCTHFSALWPEVEGLTGEGLAGLVMCPSYATVAPTGGNKPLLGTNPFAFGWPREGKPPYVFDFATSVAARGEIELHRRAGKPLPEGWAIDAEGKPTTDPDAALAGAMLPFGGHKGSAIGTMIELLAGIMIGDLTSPEVLDYLGTTTLAPFHGELIVAFSPEAFAAGRPGNPFARAEVLFEAIAGQGARLPSQRRFAARATSEAEGVVLTQAEIDQLDRLLALGLDAVA; encoded by the coding sequence ATGAGCGAGACCACAACCCTTTCGATCAGTGTACTGCACGAGCGCGTCGAGGCGATCTTCCGCAGGGCGGGGCTCAACAGCGTTCAGGCCGGGGCGCTCGCTCGCGTGATCGTCGCCGGTGAGCGCGATGCCTGCAAATCGCACGGTATCTATCGCATCGAAGGGGCTCTGCGGACAGTGAAGGCGGGCAAAGTGAAGCCGGAAGCTGTGCCGGAGCTGGAAAAGCATGAGGGCTCCGCCATTGTCAAGGTGAACGCCAAGGGCGGCTTCGCCAATCCGGCCTTCGAACTCGGCCTGCCGGTGCTGGCCGAACGTGCCCGGGCGCTCGGCCTCGCCGCACTCGTCATCAATGATTGCACGCATTTCTCGGCGCTTTGGCCCGAAGTCGAAGGACTGACGGGAGAAGGACTAGCCGGCCTCGTCATGTGCCCGAGCTATGCGACCGTGGCACCCACCGGCGGCAACAAACCGCTGCTCGGCACCAATCCCTTCGCCTTCGGCTGGCCGCGCGAAGGCAAGCCGCCCTATGTCTTCGACTTCGCGACCTCGGTTGCAGCGCGCGGCGAGATCGAGTTGCACCGGCGGGCGGGCAAGCCCTTGCCCGAAGGTTGGGCGATCGATGCGGAAGGCAAGCCGACGACCGATCCTGATGCGGCGCTCGCCGGCGCCATGTTGCCGTTCGGCGGCCACAAGGGCTCGGCGATCGGAACGATGATCGAGCTTCTCGCAGGCATCATGATCGGCGACCTGACGAGCCCCGAAGTGCTCGACTACCTCGGCACGACCACCTTGGCACCGTTCCACGGCGAACTCATCGTCGCCTTCTCGCCGGAGGCCTTCGCGGCCGGGCGGCCGGGCAATCCCTTTGCACGCGCGGAGGTTCTGTTCGAGGCGATCGCCGGCCAGGGGGCCCGCCTCCCCTCGCAGCGGCGCTTCGCGGCGCGCGCCACGTCCGAGGCAGAGGGCGTCGTCCTGACACAGGCCGAGATCGACCAGCTCGACCGACTCCTCGCCCTTGGACTGGACGCCGTCGCGTAA